A window of the Scleropages formosus chromosome 5, fSclFor1.1, whole genome shotgun sequence genome harbors these coding sequences:
- the LOC108942100 gene encoding ADP-ribosylation factor 4-like isoform X4, with translation MGLQISSLLSRFFGKQQVRILMVGLDAAGKTTILYKLKLGEIVTTIPTIGFNVETVEYKNICFTVWDVGGQDRIRVLWRHYFQNTQGLIFVVDSSDRERITESAEVLSSLLQEIELQNAVLLVFANKQDLPNAMSVHDLTDKLSPHVQRGTTWHIQATCATQGTGLYEGLDWLSDKLSKR, from the exons ATGGGCCTCCAGATTTCTTCGTTATTGTCTCGGTTTTTTGGAAAGCAGCAGGTCAGAATACTTATGG TTGGTTTGGATGCTGCTGGTAAAACCACTATCTTGTATAAGTTGAAGCTTGGGGAGATTGTAACCACTATTCCAACCATTG GTTTTAATGTGGAAACTGTGGAATACAAGAATATCTGCTTCACTGTGTGGGATGTGGGTGGCCAGGACCGAATTCGTGTACTGTGGAGACACTACTTCCAGAATACACAG GGCCTTATCTTTGTGGTGGACAGCAGTGACAGAGAACGAATAACGGAGTCAGCTGAAGTGCTGTCCAGTTTg TTGCAGGAGATTGAGCTGCAGAATGCTGTGCTGCTGGTCTTCGCCAACAAGCAAGACCTGCCTAATGCAATGTCGGTTCATGACCTCACTGACAAATTGAGCCCACATGTGCAACGTGGCACAACT TGGCATATCCAGGCCACCTGCGCCACACAAGGCACAGGTCTGTACGAAGGACTGGACTGGTTGTCTGACAAGCTGTCAAAACGCTAA
- the LOC108942100 gene encoding ADP-ribosylation factor 4-like isoform X2 has product MPLPFQNAYILSEFRLLVYSCSRFQALTSSFWRKQASFLQARWASRFLRYCLGFLESSRSEYLWTESHARSYWCAPSILEALPSARRYQSACWLSRIKIPPALRHDLGITPSFHTTAMLPRLGQEQKRPLPATLHLAPLLVYSVGLDAAGKTTILYKLKLGEIVTTIPTIGFNVETVEYKNICFTVWDVGGQDRIRVLWRHYFQNTQGLIFVVDSSDRERITESAEVLSSLLQEIELQNAVLLVFANKQDLPNAMSVHDLTDKLSPHVQRGTTWHIQATCATQGTGLYEGLDWLSDKLSKR; this is encoded by the exons ATGCCTCTTCCTTTTCAGAACGCTTATATATTGTCAGAGTTTCGCTTGCTGGTTTATAGTTGTTCGCGTTTTCAAGCTCTAACGTCAAGTTTTTGGAGGAAGCAGGCTTCTTTTCTTCAGGCAAGATGGGCCTCCAGATTTCTTCGTTATTGTCTCGGTTTTTTGGAAAGCAGCAGGTCAGAATACTTATGG ACTGAATCTCATGCCAGATCATACTGGTGTGCTCCgagcatcctggaagcactgccTTCCGCACGGCGGTATCAGTCGGCCTGTTGGCTTTCAA GGATAAAAATTCCACCTGCTCTCCGCCATGACTTGGGAATTACCCCTTCCTTCCATACAACAGCCATGCTACCCCGTTTGGGCCAGGAGCAGAAGAGGCCATTGCCTGCCACGCTACATCTCGCACCTCTCCTTGTTTACTCGG TTGGTTTGGATGCTGCTGGTAAAACCACTATCTTGTATAAGTTGAAGCTTGGGGAGATTGTAACCACTATTCCAACCATTG GTTTTAATGTGGAAACTGTGGAATACAAGAATATCTGCTTCACTGTGTGGGATGTGGGTGGCCAGGACCGAATTCGTGTACTGTGGAGACACTACTTCCAGAATACACAG GGCCTTATCTTTGTGGTGGACAGCAGTGACAGAGAACGAATAACGGAGTCAGCTGAAGTGCTGTCCAGTTTg TTGCAGGAGATTGAGCTGCAGAATGCTGTGCTGCTGGTCTTCGCCAACAAGCAAGACCTGCCTAATGCAATGTCGGTTCATGACCTCACTGACAAATTGAGCCCACATGTGCAACGTGGCACAACT TGGCATATCCAGGCCACCTGCGCCACACAAGGCACAGGTCTGTACGAAGGACTGGACTGGTTGTCTGACAAGCTGTCAAAACGCTAA
- the LOC108942100 gene encoding ADP-ribosylation factor 4-like isoform X3 gives MGLQISSLLSRFFGKQQVRILMGIKIPPALRHDLGITPSFHTTAMLPRLGQEQKRPLPATLHLAPLLVYSVGLDAAGKTTILYKLKLGEIVTTIPTIGFNVETVEYKNICFTVWDVGGQDRIRVLWRHYFQNTQGLIFVVDSSDRERITESAEVLSSLLQEIELQNAVLLVFANKQDLPNAMSVHDLTDKLSPHVQRGTTWHIQATCATQGTGLYEGLDWLSDKLSKR, from the exons ATGGGCCTCCAGATTTCTTCGTTATTGTCTCGGTTTTTTGGAAAGCAGCAGGTCAGAATACTTATGG GGATAAAAATTCCACCTGCTCTCCGCCATGACTTGGGAATTACCCCTTCCTTCCATACAACAGCCATGCTACCCCGTTTGGGCCAGGAGCAGAAGAGGCCATTGCCTGCCACGCTACATCTCGCACCTCTCCTTGTTTACTCGG TTGGTTTGGATGCTGCTGGTAAAACCACTATCTTGTATAAGTTGAAGCTTGGGGAGATTGTAACCACTATTCCAACCATTG GTTTTAATGTGGAAACTGTGGAATACAAGAATATCTGCTTCACTGTGTGGGATGTGGGTGGCCAGGACCGAATTCGTGTACTGTGGAGACACTACTTCCAGAATACACAG GGCCTTATCTTTGTGGTGGACAGCAGTGACAGAGAACGAATAACGGAGTCAGCTGAAGTGCTGTCCAGTTTg TTGCAGGAGATTGAGCTGCAGAATGCTGTGCTGCTGGTCTTCGCCAACAAGCAAGACCTGCCTAATGCAATGTCGGTTCATGACCTCACTGACAAATTGAGCCCACATGTGCAACGTGGCACAACT TGGCATATCCAGGCCACCTGCGCCACACAAGGCACAGGTCTGTACGAAGGACTGGACTGGTTGTCTGACAAGCTGTCAAAACGCTAA
- the LOC108942100 gene encoding ADP-ribosylation factor 4-like isoform X1, whose amino-acid sequence MTPPEGSKVQSSIPDTPFTLNYYHHPRNTSRNLKKPECLPQQTVRNRPVCIRYIQEHHPEIFSPSWQTESHARSYWCAPSILEALPSARRYQSACWLSRIKIPPALRHDLGITPSFHTTAMLPRLGQEQKRPLPATLHLAPLLVYSVGLDAAGKTTILYKLKLGEIVTTIPTIGFNVETVEYKNICFTVWDVGGQDRIRVLWRHYFQNTQGLIFVVDSSDRERITESAEVLSSLLQEIELQNAVLLVFANKQDLPNAMSVHDLTDKLSPHVQRGTTWHIQATCATQGTGLYEGLDWLSDKLSKR is encoded by the exons atgacacctccagaaggctcaaaaGTGCAATCCAGCATCCCAGACacacccttcaccctcaactACTACCACCACCCCCGTAACACTTCCAGGAATCTTAAAAAACCTGAATGCCTCCCACAGCAAACCGTGCGGAACCGACCCGTATGCATTCGCTATATCCAAGAACACCACCCGGAgatcttttctccttcttggcagACTGAATCTCATGCCAGATCATACTGGTGTGCTCCgagcatcctggaagcactgccTTCCGCACGGCGGTATCAGTCGGCCTGTTGGCTTTCAA GGATAAAAATTCCACCTGCTCTCCGCCATGACTTGGGAATTACCCCTTCCTTCCATACAACAGCCATGCTACCCCGTTTGGGCCAGGAGCAGAAGAGGCCATTGCCTGCCACGCTACATCTCGCACCTCTCCTTGTTTACTCGG TTGGTTTGGATGCTGCTGGTAAAACCACTATCTTGTATAAGTTGAAGCTTGGGGAGATTGTAACCACTATTCCAACCATTG GTTTTAATGTGGAAACTGTGGAATACAAGAATATCTGCTTCACTGTGTGGGATGTGGGTGGCCAGGACCGAATTCGTGTACTGTGGAGACACTACTTCCAGAATACACAG GGCCTTATCTTTGTGGTGGACAGCAGTGACAGAGAACGAATAACGGAGTCAGCTGAAGTGCTGTCCAGTTTg TTGCAGGAGATTGAGCTGCAGAATGCTGTGCTGCTGGTCTTCGCCAACAAGCAAGACCTGCCTAATGCAATGTCGGTTCATGACCTCACTGACAAATTGAGCCCACATGTGCAACGTGGCACAACT TGGCATATCCAGGCCACCTGCGCCACACAAGGCACAGGTCTGTACGAAGGACTGGACTGGTTGTCTGACAAGCTGTCAAAACGCTAA
- the LOC108942199 gene encoding uncharacterized protein LOC108942199: MVEVWKERSSQSQDWGVTHRGAVEKQFTWNCWTKGCSPLYIVVWCVPIAGYFGYVFTESLTQADLFPAPSDATVNESVSDHTKFCTSCILLLHIRNDGCSHVDSQHDVFLRWLLLASAVLVIICCLVMYCRVSDWLLTYEERALFPVEGDGFSRKHLRGVRFTARSMVLVIVLCWSPALLLLGLSFVETVPQERLFPLYVLQALTVSLQGFLDSIVYAWLRRNFREAVLGEGVPLLARVPEAFFDDSLSRVR, from the exons ATGGTTGAAGTCTGGAAGGAGCGGTCCAGCCAAAGCCAAGACTGGGGGGTAACTCATAGGGGTGCTGTAGAAAAACAATTCACCTGGAATTGCTGGACCAAG GGATGTTCACCTTTATACATCGTGGTGTG GTGTGTGCCCATCGCGGGGTACTTTGGATACGTGTTTACGGAGAGCTTGACGCAGGCGGATTTATTCCCGGCTCCCAGTGACGCCACGGTAAATGAGAGTGTGAGCGACCACACAAAGTTCTGCACCAG CTGCATCTTACTGCTGCACATAAGGAATGACGGCTGTTCACATGTG GATAGCCAACACGACGTGTTTCTCAGATGGCTTCTGCTGGCCAGTGCCGTGCTGGTCATAATTTGCTGCCTC GTCATGTACTGCAGGGTGAGCGATTGGCTCCTGACGTACGAGGAGAGGGCCTTGTTCCCAGTGGAGGGCGACGGCTTCAGCAGGAAGCATCTCAGGGGCGTGCGTTTCACGGCTCGCTCCATGGTGCTGGTCATCGTGCTCTGCTGGTCGCCAG CTCTCCTACTTTTAGGACTGTCATTCGTGGAGACGGTCCCTCAAGAAAGGCTTTTCCCCCTTTACGTTTTACAG GCCCTCACGGTGTCACTCCAGGGCTTCCTGGACAGCATCGTTTACGCTTGGCTGCGGCGCAACTTCCGAGAGGCCGTCCTGGGTGAGGGTGTTCCCCTTCTGGCCAGGGTCCCCGAAGCCTTCTTTGACGATTCACTCTCCAGAGTCCGTTGA